A stretch of the Gracilinanus agilis isolate LMUSP501 chromosome 4, AgileGrace, whole genome shotgun sequence genome encodes the following:
- the MYADML2 gene encoding myeloid-associated differentiation marker-like protein 2 codes for MGSTMDPPGGPYLNLGAVTSSVGTTRLLQLAFGCATFSLVAHRGGFDSAYGTFCMSAWCFCFALTSLVVAFEFARLHGCLHLSWGNFTAAFAMLATLLSATAAIVYPLYFTRLECPPEPEGCTARDFRLAASVFAALLFVAYATEVVLTRARPGQVTSYMATVSGLLKIVQAFVACIIFGALVQESHYGRFVATQWCVAVYSICFIGTVVVVGMSVTGRAGTLDFPFDRVVVVYTFLAVLLYLSAAVVWPVFCFDPKYGSPSRPSGCPQGSCPWDSQLVVAIFTYVNFLFYVADLAYSQRIRFVPTLFWTSGFLSRAGSLYSLRSVPPFQEARMTPYHGTELTT; via the exons GTCCCTACCTTAACCTGGGAGCCGTCACTTCCTCCGTGGGCACCACCCGCCTGCTGCAGCTGGCATTTGGCTGTGCCACCTTCAGCCTCGTGGCACACCGGGGTGGCTTCGACTCTGCCTACGGGACCTTCTGCATGTCCGCCTGGTGTTTTTGCTTTGCCCTCACCAGTTTGGTGGTGGCCTTTGAGTTCGCCCGCCTCCACGGCTGCCTCCACCTCTCCTGGGGTAACTTCACCGCAGCCTTTGCCATGCTCGCCACCCTACTGTCAGCCACCGCCGCCATTGTCTACCCTCTCTACTTCACCCGGCTCGAGTGCCCCCCAGAACCAGAAGGCTGCACTGCCCGGGACTTCCGCCTGGCTGCCAGTGTCTTTGCCGCCTTACTCTTTGTGGCCTATGCCACTGAAGTGGTCCTGACAAGAGCACGGCCTGGCCAGGTCACCAGCTACATGGCCACCGTGTCCGGCCTGCTGAAAATCGTTCAGGCCTTTGTGGCCTGCATCATCTTTGGGGCCCTGGTCCAGGAGAGCCACTACGGGCGCTTTGTGGCCACTCAGTGGTGCGTGGCTGTGTACAGCATCTGCTTCATAGGcacagtggtggtggtgggcaTGAGTGTGACTGGCCGGGCTGGAACCCTGGACTTCCCCTTTGACCGGGTGGTCGTCGTGTACACGTTTCTAGCTGTGCTGCTCTACCTTAGTGCTGCCGTAGTCTGGCCCGTCTTCTGCTTTGACCCCAAGTATGGGTCTCCTTCGAGGCCCTCAGGCTGTCCCCAAGGAAGCTGTCCTTGGGATAGCCAGTTGGTGGTGGCCATCTTCACTTATGTCAACTTTCTCTTCTATGTTGCTGACCTGGCCTACTCCCAGAGGATCCGCTTTGTGCCCACTCT tttctggACTTCTGGATTCCTGTCAAGAGCTGGAAGTTTATATTCACTTAGATCAGTACCTCCTTTCCAAGAGGCCAGGATGACTCCATACCATGGAACAGAGCTGACCACATAA